Below is a window of Calditrichota bacterium DNA.
GTGGTTTGCTGAACGAGCTGGCGAAGGCGGTGAGCTTCCTGGTGCAGGCGAAAAAGGCCGAGTCGGTGGAGATGGCCTTTCGCAGCCAGGGTTCTGCGCCCTGGGAGCAGCGCTACGTGCAACTTGACATGAGCAATTGTCCACCAGGCCGGACCGAGCTTGTGGTGACCGTGACGGACCACAACAGTGGACAACGGGCGGCGGCAGCCACCAGCTTCGTGCTCGAATAGAAGAGCTTCCTCAGGAGGTGTCGCCAGAAACGCACAGCGCCCCGCCACTCCGACGGGGCGCTGTGCTTCTTGGAGGAGGGACAGATCTTAATAGCTAATGGTGAAAGAGAAACGATGGGCGTAATCCAGCATGCCCAAGTCGGTGTAGGCATAATCCAAGCAGAAGCTCGCCCGCGTGCCGGGCACGGTGAAGCGGAGACCTCCGCCTGCCGCGATCTTCACCTTGTAGAAGAGACTGAGCTCCTGTTCCTTGCTCAGCTTCTCCTCATCGAAGCCATCCGGGGCATAGACTAGGCCACCCCGCAAAAAGACCATCTTGTTCCAAGCAATCTCTGTTCCCAAGGTCGCGTAGGGGTTCACGTCACGCGGGTCGACGAAATCTGTATTGACGGTCACCGTGGCAAAGTCGCTCCTCAGCACGTCCAGCGACAGGCCCATGCGGAACGTGAGGGGCAGCGGCCACGCCTCGGTCTCCAAGCGCGACTCCTTGAGGGGGTTGCCCTCGATGACGTCGTCGATGTCGGCCTTCACCATTTGGTCGGTGCCGCGCATGGTCATTTTGCCGCCAAAGTTAGTGATGGACATGCCCAGGCGCATGCCATGAAACCCGGTGATGAACTGGGTTCCGGCGTCCACCGCGATGGTGCTGGCGCTGCTGAAACTAATGGACTCGCGGATGACCTTGAACTGCACGCCTACAGCGAAGCGATCGGTGAGTTCCCGCGCGTATGCCACCCCCAGGGCCAGGTCAGAGGCGCCAAAGTAGGTGCCGGTCCCATAGGGCTCTGACGGCGTGGTCCGCTCCATTTCGCCAAAGTCCAACAGATTGAGGCTGGCGCCAAGCGTACCCCAGGGTCCCAACGAGTAGGTGGCGCCGATGAAGCTGTGGCTTATGTCCAGAATCCAGTCGGTGTAGGCGATCCCCACATGCGCTCCGCCGATACGGGCGATGCCCGCCGGATTCCAGTACAGCGCAGAGTAGTCGGTGACAGAGGCCACGCATGCTCCGCCCATGGCTGCAGCCCGGGCACCAACGCCTATCTTGAGGAAGTTGGCACACGAAGTTCCGGTATTGTCATTGCCTGCCAGGAGCGGAGTGGCAGCTACCGTCACCGCCAGCAGAATGGAGAAGGATAGACGCATTTTCATTATCCGGCCTCCTCATTTGGATGGTGAGTGCCGCATGTGAGCATAGCTACTTGATGATGGCGAACTTGCCCAACTTCTCGCCGATCCCAGGTGCCTCGACATGGAAGATGTACACGCCAAAGGCTACCTCCTGGTCGTTGTACGTCCACAGGTTCCATGCCTGCACGCTGGGGCCACGGTAACCCGGGTCACCTGGTTGGTGATGGAGAATCTGCACCAGTTCCCCTGAGGCGGTGAAGATCCTAATGGTACACCGCTCTGGCAGGCCGTGGAACTGGAGCTCCCGCACCCACGGCGTGAGCGAGTTCTCGTACACCGAAGTCACCGCGTAGGGGTTCGGGATCACGCGGACCTCTTCCAGGTCCTTTGCCGTTGCACCAGCGGCGGTAGCTGCTTTGGTGGTAATCACGTAGCGATCGGCAGCGGTGAGCGGCCGCAAGGTGTAGATCTTGGCGATGTCCCCGGTGCGTGGCCTTATGCCGGTGTGCGTGGAGGTGGTATCAGCCAAAGTCACTGTCCAGGTGAACTTGGTCTTACCATCGATGATCTCCTTGAACAGCACCTTGTACTGGGTGGTGTCGCTGGCTGGGCTCTGCACAATGCCGTCGATCTGCTGGCCGTAGCTGACGTTCCAAAGCTCGAAGGGCACGATGCGCCCAGCCAGCGTGTCGCCCCGCGCCGTAAACCGCACCTCGTAGTCGGAGGCCCGCGGTGTGGTCGTCGGCACGGCCAGGATGGTCCAGTTGGTCTGCGCCGTGTCGCCAGCGGTGGTGGCCCAATAGCTGCGCGAGTTGTCGAAGGCGATTCGCTCCTCGTCGACGATGGTCAGGCGGAACCCATCCACCACCGGTACGTGCTCCTCGCCGTGCAAGAGGGGGGAGTTGGCAATAACGGTTGCGTTACGCAAGCTGTCGTACAGGCTAAAGGTTTTTGCCGCCGGGTTTGCATCGTCGATGGTAAGGATGTAGCGATTGTCGACCACTGCCAAGGGGTCCAGTATCTCAGCGTGCGGTTCGACCGTGGAAAGCCCTGCGCGGTGCTCGATGGCGAGGGCCGGCTGCTTGAGACCTGCTACTGGACTCTGCGGCACGACGCGCACGGTGTTGTCGCCCGGTTTGTCCGGCTCAGTGCTCCGCGCATTCTCCATGGGCGGAATGCGCAAGTCGCCGTACACGTCCTCCCGATCGTAGGCACAAACAGCGTACCAGTATTCGACGCCGTTCTGCAGGTTGCGGTCCACGTACTTGTGCTGCAGCCCTGTGTCATCGCCAAGCTTCAGGTATGGGTTCAGGGGGCTCGTGCCCGTCACGCCATTTTCAAGGTCGAACTGGGCGATGGGCACGTAGCCGACCACAGCGCCCACCGCATCGCGGATGGGCTCGCCCCAGGTCAGGCCGCGATCGGTGGAGCGATAGATGCGGTATCCCTCGAAGGCGTTGTTGCCGGTGAGCGGGTCTACCGAACTCTCCGAAGGCTCTGCATCCCAGTACAGCGTGACCGTTTGATCGCCGGCATAAGCGCGCACATTCGGCTGTTGCGGTGCGCTCGGTGCGCTGTAGCCGGCATTGTACAGAAGCTGGCACAGGGTTGCATTGGCCATGAGCTCAGCCTTGTTGGCGCCGAAGATGTTGGCAAAAGTGAAGGTCACCGTCTCTCCAGGCGCCAAGTCAAACGGCCCAGAAGCATGCAGAGAGGTGACGTCTGGCCCATAGGTGCCCGGCGTCCGCGTCCAGTCGTTGGGGTGAGGCTGGACGTTGTCGATCTTGTCGATCCCAGAGGCGAGCATGTCGTAGACATCCGCCTGGGTGGGTACAAAAAAGTCGTCATAGGTTGCCACGAAGAGCGTGGTCTGGCCGAGTTCCTTGCCATCTTTGCCCTTTGGCGTCTCCAACATCTTCAGGCCTTGCCAGGCCACGTTCTTGTTCACATATCCCACCGACTTGTCGTCGCCGTCCCAGATGTACATGAAGCTTCCCAACAGTGGATCGTCCTGTGGGGCAATGTACTTTGCAAAGTCATCCATCCACTCATTGTCGCCCTCTTCCGGGCAATCCATGTCGGTGTGCACCCCGACGTAGCAGTCCTTGATGGTGTCGGTGCCGGTATTCGTGATGAAGTACTTGAAGACGATGAAATCATCGGCCAACAGGCTGGACCACTGCATGGCCCGTCCATAGGTGCGAATGTGCAGAGGTGTTGGCTGCTGGCAGGTGGGGTCGTCATCCACGGCCATCCAGATGGCCTCGGCGTCGGCAGCCACTTCGCCGTCCGGTTTCACCCCAGGGAAGCCCAATGAACCGATGGGGCCCACATCCGCCGGCCACTGCGCCGCCCAGGAATTAGGCTTGTTGCTCATGGCGAGGCCATTCTCGCCGATGCCCGAGTCGTAGCCGGGCAGCGGCTCGTAGTGGTTCTCGTTGATGTCTTCGTAGCAGCCGCGGGCGCCACAGGAAATCCGCTTCTCCCCCTTGATCTTGCCGCCCACAATCAGCGCCTCGCACCACTGATAGGTGATGCCCGAGCCGATGGGGTACTCGAAGGTAATCATCTCCCGGCTGTAACCCAGTCGGTTGGCATTGTTGATCTCCAGGCGTATCTTGCCCACATCCAGGCGGCCATACTTCCGGTCCTGGAAACCTGTTGGCTTGCTGAGCGCACCGGAAAGATTCCGCTGCTGCGCCAGCCGCTGGTAGTATTGCCATTTACTCATGCCTTCTTCAGGGCGATCGCCAGCCGTGGAGACCAAGACCACGCTGAGCAGCAGGGGAAGGGCAATCGCCAAGGCGATGAATCTTCCTCTCATGGCACGTTCCTCCGTACGGGCTTTGAGTTTGTGTGGCGCGTCAGAATCCAACGCTCAGGCCGAGCTCCAACGTGCGCGGCGGCCCAAGGTAGTGGGGGCGCGAGACAAAGTCCTGGGTCTCGTCCCAGTCGGAACTGGCGTCTGGTTTGCCCGTGTCGCCATACACCGCCAGCACGTTCCTTTTGTTGAACAGGTTGTAGACATCCGCATAAAGTGCCAATTCCATGCCCATAAGTCGGAACAACTTCTGCGCGCGCAGGTTCACCGTCATGGTCCACGGACGGCGAGCGCTGTTCGGCTCGTCAAGACGCAGACCACGCGAGCTCATCGGTGTATAGGGCAGGCCGCTGCCATAGTTGCCCACGATGTTCACCGCCCAGTTCCCGGGCCTCCCAATGTCCAGCACAAAGTTCATGGTGTGTGTCTGGTCCCAGTCCATGGTCACCGTCTTCTTGGGCGGATAGGTCTTGAACACAGAGAAGGAGTACCAGTCGTTGTAGTGCGAGGTAACGTTCGCAGCGTTGCCTTCCGCTCGCGAGTAGGTGTAGTTGAGCGTGCCGCCAAAGAAGCGGGAGAAGCGCTTCTCCAGCGAAACCTCTACTCCCTTGGCATTAGCATAGTCCATGTTGACGTAGCGCCAGTACGGTGTTGGCGTGGCCATAAAGCGCTGCAAGGCAGTGTAGTCGAAGATGTCTTTGTAGTAGACGGTGACATCCAGGGCAATATCCCGGCTCAGCCGGGTCTGTACGCCGATCTCGTAGGCAACGGTCTTCTCTGGCTTCAGGTTGGCGTTGCCCACCCAGCTATAGATGCCGTAGATGGACAGGTCCGGGTAGGGGTAGTTCGGGTCGTCCTGGTTTTCGAAGTAGTAGAGGTACTGGTAGTCTGGCACTTGGTAGAAGTGGCCGTAGGCAAAATGGAGCACTGCACGGTCAGTCACCGGGTGGGCGAACCCCAGCCTGGGGCTCACGTGGATCTTTTTCTCCGCGTCCTTGAGCTCGGCTGTGGTAGGCTTGGTGGGATCGCCAAAGTATTTGGCCTTCGTGTCCATATAGTCTATGCGTAGACCAGCGTTGACTACCAGGCCCCAGTCCTCGAACTCCATCTTGTCCTGGATGTAAGCAGCGCCCTCGATGGGCTTGTGGCTGTAGTGGTAGTACTCGGGCTTGGGGTTATAGGGGCCGCCCACGTAAAAATAGCGTAGGTCCAGCTGTTTCACTTCCACCCCGGCCTTGAACTGGTGCGTCTTGGTCGCTTGGCTGGTAAGGTCGAACTTGAGCGTGCTAATGGCGTTCTTGCGCTCCTCAAAGTCGTTGTCGCCGCCGATCGTCCAGGTGCTGTCGACCTTCACGCCGTTCTCATCGTACTGGTAGGTCCACCACCCTTTGTTGAATTCATACTCCTCATCCGGACGCGTGCGATTGGCCTTGCCCGCGTACTCTAACGAATCGCTGAGTTGGTAGTACTTGGCGTACTCCCTGCCCACATAGGTCTTGCCGGTGCGCTTGCTCTTGTAGACGAAGAACTCGTCTTCTTCCAACCCTCTGTAGGCGTAGTTGGTCACAAAGTGCGAACCGCGCAACGTGTAAAATGTCCGTGGGCTGAGCGTGTGGGTGAGGGTGAAGTTCAGCATGTAGTTGTCTTCGAAGTTGGTCTCCAGCGCATCGGGCACGTACTTGTAGCCGTGCGAGTAGTTCTTGTACTGCGACTTGCCCACCACGCCGCCCAGGGTGAGCTTGATGCTTTCCAGCGGCCTAAAGACCAGCTTACCGTTACCCCGGCTTTCGATGCGGTAGGGAATCCCGGTCCATCCCAGGTAGGTATCGGTGTCCAAATAGTCGCCGGAGACGAAGAAGGTGTTGGCCTTGCCCAAGAACGGAATGGGCCCGCCCACATAGGCGTCCAGGCGGTAGGTGTCATAGTCGTGGAGCTTCTGGGTGACCGTTTCCCAATACTTGGGGTTGTTCTTGTTGCTGCCTGGCGTTGCCGGTGCCGTGCCCGCGACGCTGATCGGCTGGCCGTCGGAGGTGACCCAATCGGTGCGGACGCCATTCACTATGCGCTGGTACTTGCGCAGGTAGGTGATCTCGCGCGGATTCACCCCCTTGTCCGTGCGGAAACGAACACGACCAGAGTAGTTGGCGCCGCCTTCCTTGGTGACGATGTTCAGCACCCCAGACATGGCCTCGCCGTACTCGGCATTGAACGTACCGGTCATCACTGCCAGCTCGGCGATGCCCACGTTGGCCACGTTACTCCCCATGCTGCCCACCTGCGGGTCCTCGACGTAAAAGCCATCGATGAGGTAGGCCAGCTCTCCAGAACGTCCGCCCCGGACGTTGAACTCGCGGTTCAAACCGGTCCCCGACTCGACAAAGCCAGGGTGCGTGGCCAGCACCTGTTGGTAGGTATTCACCGGCATTTTGTCGATCTGCTCGCCGGTGGTTACGCTGGCCGTTGCGGTCATGTCGCGCTCGATGAGCGGTCGTTCTGCGGTTATCTCCACCACCTGCCCCTCGAGCACCGTGGGCGACAGCTCGAAATCGACCCTGGTGGTATAGTCGACCGTGACCTGCACCTCGCGCTTCACTACTGCAGTGTAGCCGATCATGGTGGCTCGCACGCTGTACTTGCCTGGCGGCACGTTGATGATGAAGTAGTAGCCATCGTTGTCCGTGGCCGCGCCCATGGTTGTCCCTTCGAGGATGACATTGACCGCAGGCAATGGGGAGCCGGTGCTCTTGTCCTTCACCGTACCGGCGATTTTGCCCGTGGTCCCTGCCCAAAGGAGGCCATGGGCTGCCACCGCTACGATTGCCGCCAGCCATACACCACGCTTCATAGGTCTTCCTCCTTCCGTGTGATGGACAGGCTCACACGCTGGCGCTGCTCTGCCGATAACCCAACGAAGCAGGCGCCTGAGCGTCGTTTACGCCCATGCTCGTCAGGAATATAACCACAGATTGAGAAAAAGTCAAGAACAAAGATGAAAAAAATGAATCGAAATCAGGGCTCGAATGAAACGCCCCGCACCGCGGCGCGGCCTTACTTCTGGGGCGTAACCCCTTGTGCTTTTGCTCGGGGTAGTAGTCTGTCTTGAGGTCGCCGTGAGCGCGACCCAAAGGGGGACCGACTTGTTTTGCTCTGCTCAGCAGCGGCCGTTCAGATAGTACTTGAGGGAATTTGGCTTAACTTCGCACTCCTGCGCGATGCAAACGCCGGCGATCAAGCCCTTGTCGCGCACTTCGAAGAGCCGCGGCACAATCATATCGCGCAGGTCCTTCAGCCGGAACGGGTTGACGTAGATCTTGGTGCCGCCTTCGAATCCCGCAGGGATGTTCACCCGCCACTTGATGAGCACATGCCACGGCATCGGGATAATCGCGTCGCGCGGCATGTAGTACCACTCCTCGTTGCACGAGAGCTGGTTTCCCATGGCCGCGTGAATGGCATGGACGATGTCACTGAAGCCGCGAAGTTCCTCGTCGGTGTGCTCACTCGGCTTGCAGTGCTGGCTCTTTGAGTAAATGGCGATGGTGGGATAGCGATGACCCAGGTCGACGAACGCCATGGCGTGGGCGTTCTCGGCAACTACCAGGTTCTGGTAAGAGGCGAAATTCGCGGCATACTCGTTGTACATGTTGGGGCTGGCGTGCGCCAGCTGTAGTTCACGCTCCACCGAGACGCCCCACTCGTCTAGGCCAACCAATTGCTTGTGCAGGTGATCGAAAGACGCGCCCGCCGGACGAAGCCAGTTTTGGTAGACGCTCACATAGCGCACATAGCGGTTCTGGTCGTAGATGTCCTCCATGGCCGCGATGGTGAACTTGAAGTACCAAAAGTGCTCGTCGGGGGTGAGCATGCCTGAGGAACAAGAGTCAGAATCGTACTGGGCCCCGGGCACATAGTGCCGACGGTAAATGAGCAGCTCGTGGCAGCCCCCAAAGAAGGCATCCGCATACTCCAACTTCTCATCGGTGGACATGCTGCGCAGCTGGGCCTCTGTGTAGCCGCTCATGCTCAGCTTCATGTCCACCATGTGCAGCACATGTGCCAACCCCTCCTTGCTGGAAAGGTAGCGTTGCTTCCAGGCCAGGTTCTTCTCGCTCAGTCGATAGTCGTGGTTCTTCTTCCAGTAGTCTACGCTGACGATTTCGAAGAGATTGGGGATGCGCCGAAACTCAGCGGTGGTAGCAAAGAGCTGGCTTGGGTCGATCCTCTCCAATGCGTAGTAGCCGCCATCCTTGCGCACCAGGCGGCTCTTCTCCGGGGGAGTGTTCAGATAGTTTGCTTCACAGAAGTTGCAATAGTCCTCGGGCGTGTGAATCTCAAGCTTCTTGGCAGTCTTGGGGCGTTCATTGGTTATGGGCTTGTGTCTCCGGCCAGGTATGGCCCAAACCTCGGTGCCGGTGAAGGGATGGATCTGCTTCTCGGTGCCATCTGGCATCACGTGGTACATCGCCTCATGGACACGCTCTAACAAGACGGCTCCCTCCTTAATTTCTGGAAGTTGTGGCTGTTCTCAGTCGCACAAAGCGCCGGCGAATTTACGAAAATCCTGCAACATTTGCAAGGAGAAAAGCTGGCTCGGCTGGTTCTCCCTTGGGTCGCACAGGCACCGCGTGCGCCTTGTCTTGACGCCTTCCTGCGACGGGCCAGCCCACCGTCAGTCCAGTCGCTCCACCTGCCAATCGTAGTCCCAGCAGTCAAAATAGAGGTTGCCCCCACGCCACTCCACCTCGCCCCGCTGAAAGTCCACGGTTTCGCTGCGCGGATAGATCTTGGCCGGGAAGAGCGGCTGAGAGAAGTCGTCGTTCACGATCCAACGGTAGGCATCGGTATTGCCAAGGCAAAACCAGCGCACGCGCTCATCCTTCGACTCTTTGAGGCCATAGGACTGATCCACCAACACCCAGCCGTACGGTTCCAAGTACATTTCGCACCAGTCGTGCATGGACTCTTGGCCGGGCATCATCTCATAGCCCGACTGCCAGTGAACCGGGATGCCATTCATGCGCGCCAGCGTCATGAAAAGCAGCGTCTGCATCCCGCAGTCCCCATGGCGCTCCTGATATGCGTACATGGGGATGTTGCGCACGGTCGAGTACTCTCGCGCTCCTGCCCAGGGCACCCACTCATCCACCCAGGCGAAGATCTTCTTGGCTTTCAAATAGGGATTGGTCTCGTTGCCCACAATCTTCCGCGAGACTGCGCGCAACTCGTCGGTGAACACGATGTGCGGCGGCACCTCTCGAGTGTGCTCCTTGTACAAGGCCGACGAGGTGTCGTAGGGCTGTACGCGAGCAGGATCGATGTTGTTGTACTCGGCATAGGAGGTGAAAGAGAAGCAGTACTGGAAGACGGTGGGTTGTCCGGCAACCGCCTTCTGCTCCATGTAGATGGTACGCTGCAGATAGCGTCCATTGTCCGCAATTAGGTAGGTGTCAGGACTTGCCTTCTCTATCCGGATGTCCCGTTGGCGGCGATTGCCTTCCCGCGGAAACGGAAGCCAGGCGCGAATTGTCTCCCCCGCAGGGACAGCATCTGGATGAACCCGAAGGGTGTAGGTGATGCGGAAGCGTTTCGGTTTGACCAGCCGGCAGCCCAAGGTTTCGCTTGCTTGGATGATCTCGGCTGCGTCCTGCTCGTAGCTGTAGGCCCTCTTGGGAAGGAGGCCATGGGCGCGATCGTAGGCCGCCTTGATGCGCCGCGCTTCCTTATCGATGCGGAAGAGGTTGCTGGCCGCCCTGGCGAAGTACCACTTCTGACCGTCGATCGTCATGCACTCTAACGACCGCTCGCTTTCCCATCGTTCGAGGTCTGCATCGCTCACCGTGGGGATGTACAGGCGAATATAGTCGAGCACCTCTTCCTTTGTCTTGGAAAAATCCTTGCGAATGCGGTCCAGCCTCTCGATCTCGAACTCCAGGGTCAAACGGTCCAAGGCCGGCATGTCGGGGGGTTGGGCGAGCGCCATTCTCATTTCGCTCTGTGCCTTGGCAAATTCGCCACGGGCGATGAGAGGTTCGAACTGGGCAAGGACGCCTCGGGTCTGCGCGAACGAGGGGAGTGCGAGCGCAGCGACCGCCAGAATTGTGCTGATTCTCTGCATTTTCATCTCCTCGGTGTGGTTCACCAGCCTATCGCCCGAAAAAGCACGGCGAGTAACCGGGCCGTGTCCTTGCTGTGAGAGCCAACGACTCCGAAGCCGCTGGGCAAAAAGAACGCCCGAGAGGAACGGCTATTGGGCATCATGGAAGTAGACCCTCACTGAGTTATCCTGCACCCCGCGCAGAGCGGGGAATTCCGCGACAAGGTGTGCGGACGAGGCCAACCAACGATACATGTGAGGGTTTTCTGGGGGGACAGTCTTGCCTATGGTGAGCACCCAAGCGCGAGAAAGAGCGCCCAGGTCCTCTTCCCGGCACGGCACGTAGATGCGACTGCTGTCCAAGGCAATCCCTTTCAGCTGCGCAGTGCCGGTAATGTAAAAGCGCGCCTCAGCGGGCTCCTTGAAGAAGTACAAGGGCACGATGACATCTTCCGCTCTCGCATGCTCATGCACATAGCAGATCGCCTCCTGCAGCCGGTCGCGGTTGCCCCAGCCATAGGTGAAGTAGCCGTAGCAAGTCTCCAACGACGGAATGAGCACTACCGCGGCGATTCCTGCCCAAGCAACTTTCTTCCCCCGGGCGGCGCTCGCCAGATGAGTGACGAAGTAGGCCGCGGCGATACAGAAGGCGGGGAGCGTGTAGGAGACGTACTTTGCGCTGACGTTCACTCGGAAGGCAGCAGCCAACACCAGGGCAACAGGACCGATGAGGGCGTAAGTTGCGAGGAAAGCCCCTTCGCGTCGGCGTGTTGCAAGCAGGTGAATCATCCCCAGCAGGGCGGCCACTGCCAAACTGGGGGTCAAGTGGTAGCCGACTCTCAGCACAAAGCCAAAGGGCGTGACTCCCCAGTAGCCAGAGGTTATCTGCTTCTCCCGCCAATGCGCTACAAACCGGAGAAAGCTGGGGAAGAACAACAGTCCCAAAGCGGCCCCTACCGCGACCACAAGCACCACGCGCTTTGCCATCCAACCGGCTGGTGGCCGAGGGAAGAGCTGGGCCGTGAGCATGAAGACTACGGCAGTAAGAAGAACAAAGGCGGCGGTGTTGTGGAAGAAAAAGGCCAAGAGAGAAAGGCCAACGAAGAGTATCAAGTCGGCAACTCCTCCGCGCTTCGCGAAACGGTCCAGGCAAAAGAGGGCACACAGCGACAAGAGGACGACCACTGAGTAAGCCCTGGCAAACTGCGAAAGGTAGATGTGCCAGGGCGAGAAGGCAGCAAAGAGCAGGGCGACCATTGCCACCCGGGCGTCGAACAGGTGACGCGCTAGTGCGTGGATCGCCAGCAGTGTGAGGATGCCGAAGATGCAAGGGAAGAGACGCAAGGCGAAGGCAGTGTGGCCGAAGAGTTCCAGGGCGGCGCGGCTCAAGAGGAGAAACGGATAGGAAAGGTTACTGCCCCACGCCTGCTGTGCGCGCCCATATGTGTACAGTTCGTCGATCCAGCAGCTCCAGGCGCCGAGCCTGTAGAACCGGATGGCCCCTCCGATGAGGAGGATGACCACGAGGCCGATCGCGTGCTGGCGCTGGCGTTGTAAAGCTGCGATGGACGTTGGCCCTCTCCGCCAGGAAAGCTCGTTACGCGTGGACGCTTCGACGGCGCGCGGCTCGTTGCGCAATTGCCAGCCCACCTCCTCCGCATCCCCTGGCGCCTTGGCGCCCCTAACAAAGAAGGCCCTGAGCTCGCACCCAGGGCCTGGGAGTGGCGCCTCCCAGAATCGAACTGGGGACACACGGATTTTCAGTCCGTTGCTCTACCGACTGAGCTAAAGCGCCAAACCACCGCTGACAAATATAGAAAATTTTCCTTCTTTGTCAAGAGGAAAAATCTCGCTCCCCAGCCGCTCGACACCCGATTTCCCTCATTTTGACCATTTTGCCGCTCCCTCCATTGCCCAGCACGCTCAGCCACCTGCGACCTTGCTTTCTCGACAGCGGGCGGCCAAAATCCGCTTGATTGTTTGGCATTTTTCCACTATTTTCGGACAACTTTTGAGGGCCAATGCGTGAAGACAAGCGGTTTACCCGACTCCATCCTCATCAAGGGGGCGCTGGGCGGTGACCAGGCAGCATATCGCCGCATCATGGAACGCTACCGTGGCCCCATCTTCAGTGTCATCTACCGCATGGTCAGGAATCGGCTTCAGGCCGAAGACCTGGTGCAGGAGACCTTCATCAAGGCATTTGCCGCCCTGGCGAATTTCAACGAAGAGTACGCCTTTTCCACCTGGCTCTATAAAATAGCCATCAACAACTGTATCGATTACTTCCGCAAGAAGAAACTTGCCACCTGTTCCTTGGAGCATCCGATCCAGGCGAAGGACGGCGAGATCCCCCGCGAGTTCGCCGACGCCTCAGCCAGCCCCGAGCGCACCCTGCTGGCGAAGGAACGCACGAGGATCATCGAAGAGGCCATCGCCAGTCTGCCCGAGAGGTATCGTATCTGCATCATCCTTCGCCACAATGAAGATCGCTCCTACGAGGAGATTAGCCAGATTCTCAACGTGCCGTTGGGCACGGTGAAGGCCCGCATCTTCCGGGCGCGCGAGATGCTGAAAAAGCGCCTCAAAAACCAACTGCGCCCTTGACGGAGTCCGCTACTTGGTCAGGAGGATCCTTTCCACGCGGTGCTCACTGCCGGCCGCAATGCGGCAGAAATA
It encodes the following:
- a CDS encoding sigma-70 family RNA polymerase sigma factor; the encoded protein is MERYRGPIFSVIYRMVRNRLQAEDLVQETFIKAFAALANFNEEYAFSTWLYKIAINNCIDYFRKKKLATCSLEHPIQAKDGEIPREFADASASPERTLLAKERTRIIEEAIASLPERYRICIILRHNEDRSYEEISQILNVPLGTVKARIFRAREMLKKRLKNQLRP